Proteins co-encoded in one Marmota flaviventris isolate mMarFla1 chromosome 9, mMarFla1.hap1, whole genome shotgun sequence genomic window:
- the Eps8l2 gene encoding epidermal growth factor receptor kinase substrate 8-like protein 2, which translates to MSQSGAMSCCPGAANGSLGRSDGAAKMSAKDLFEQRKKYSNSNVIMHETSQYHVQHLATFIMDKSEAIASVEDAIRKLVQLSAKEKVWAQEVLLQVNDKALRLLDVENQEELENFPLPTVLHSQTVLNQLRYPSVLLLVCQDSEQSRPDVHFFHCDEVEAELVQEDIQSALADCRMGKKLRPQTLKGHQEKIRQRQSILPPPQSPAPIPFQRQAGDSPQAKNRVGLPAPVTEPGYRRRESQDEEPRAVLAQRIEKETQILNCALDDIEWFVARLQKAAEAFRQLNQRKKGKKKGKKGPAEGVLTLRARPPSEGEFVDCFQKTKLAINLLAKLQKHIQNPSAAELVHFLFGPLDLIVNTCGGPDLARSVFSPLLSQEAVAFLRGHLVPKEMSLWESLGDTWTRPRSEWPKEPQVPLYVPKFHSGWEPPLEVLQEAPWEMEGLASDPNDQPTPVSRLSIRNSPKHSLSSESTPQGDVLPPVSSPHSHRGHQPTPATAKYVKILYDFTARNANELSVLKDEVLEVLEDGRQWWKLRSRSGQSGYVPCNILDEVRPEDIGAPLEQASQKYWGPASPMHKLPPIFAGNKDELIHHMDEVNDELMKKISHIKAQPQRHFRVERTQPVHLPLTFESGPDEVRAWLEAKAFSGRIVENLGILTGPQLFSLNKDELKRVCGEEGIRVYSQLTVQKAMLEKQQSGSELEELMNKFHSKNQRRVEDS; encoded by the exons CACTTGGCCACATTCATCATGGACAAGAGCGAGGCCATCGCATCTGTGGAAGACGCCATCCGGAAGCTGGTGCAGCTCAGTGCCAAGGAGAAGGTCTGGGCACAGGAGGTGCTGCTGCAGGTGAACGACAAGGCCCTGCGGCTGCTGGATGTTGAGAACCAG GAAGAGCTGGAGAACTTCCCGCTGCCCACCGTGCTGCACAGCCAGACGGTGCTGAACCAGCTGCGCTACCCCTCGGTGCTGCTGCTGGTGTGCCAGGACTCCGAGCAGAGCAGGCCCGACGTGCACTTCTTCCACTGTGACGAGGTGGAG GCGGAGCTGGTGCAGGAGGACATCCAGAGCGCGCTGGCTGACTGCCGGATGGGGAAGAAGTTGCGGCCACAGACCCTGAA GGGGCACCAGGAGAAGATCCGGCAGCGGCAGTCCATCCTGCCgcctccccagagcccagctcCCATCCCCTTTCAGCGCCAGGCTGGGGACTCTCCTCAGGCCAAGAACCGCGTGGGCCTGCCAGCACCAGTCACGGAGCCAg GCTACCGCCGCCGGGAATCGCAGGATGAGGAGCCTCGGGCGGTGCTGGCTCAGAGGATAGAGAAGGAGACG CAAATCCTCAACTGCGCCCTGGACGACATCGAGTGGTTCGTGGCCCGGCTACAGAAGGCGGCCGAGGCTTTCAGGCAGCTGAACCAGCgcaagaaagggaagaagaagggcAAGAAGGGGCCGGCAG AGGGCGTCCTCACGCTGCGTGCCCGGCCCCCCTCTGAGGGTGAGTTTGTCGACTGTTTCCAGAAAACCAAGCTGGCCATCAATCTCCTG GCCAAGTTGCAGAAGCACATCCAGAACCCCAGTGCGGCGGAGCTGGTGCACTTCCTCTTCGGGCCTCTGGACCtg ATCGTCAACACCTGCGGAGGCCCAGACCTCGCCCGCTCTGTCTTCAGCCCACTGCTCTCCCAGGAGGCTGTGGCCTTCCTACGTGGCCACCTGGTACCAAAGGAGATGTCACTGTGGGAGTCCCTGGGGGACACCTGGACACGGCCCCG CTCTGAGTGGCCGAAGGAGCCACAGGTGCCCCTGTACGTGCCCAAGTTCCACAGTGGCTGGGAACCGCCTCTGGAGGTGCTGCAGGAGGCTCCCTGGGAGATGGAAGGACTGGCCTCTGACCCCAATGACCAG CCCACCCCTGTGAGCCGACTATCCATAAGAAACTCCCCGAAACACAGTCTCTCCTCTGAGTCCACACCCCAGGGGGATGTCTTACCACCAGTCAGCTCCCCACATTCCCACAG GGGCCACCAGCCAACACCAGCCACGGCCAAGTACGTGAAGATTCTCTACGACTTCACAGCCCGCAATGCCAACGAGCTGTCCGTGCTCAAGGATGAGGTCCTAGAG GTACTGGAGGATGGCCGGCAGTGGTGGAAGCTTCGCAGCCGAAGTGGCCAGTCTGGCTATGTGCCCTGCAACATCCTGGATGAGGTTCGGCCAGAGGATATTGGTGCCCCACTGGAGCAG GCCAGCCAGAAATACTGGGGTCCCGCCAGCCCGATGCATAAACTGCCCCCGATCTTCGCAGGGAACAAAGATG AGCTGATCCACCACATGGATGAAGTCAACGATGAGCTCATGAAGAAAATTAGCCACATCAAGGCGCAGCCGCAGCGGCACTTCCGCGTGGAGCGCACCCAGCCGGTGCACCTGCCACTCACCTTTGAGTCCGGCCCGGATGAGGTCCGTGCCTGGCTAGAAGCCAAGGCCTTCAGCGGCCG GATCGTGGAGAACCTGGGTATCCTGACCGGACCCCAGCTCTTCTCCCTCAACAAAGATGAGCTGAAGAGGGTGTGCGGGGAGGAGGGCATCCGCGTGTACAGCCAACTCACAGTGCAGAAGGCGATGCTGGAG AAGCAGCAAAGTGGGTCGGAGTTGGAGGAACTCATGAACAAGTTTCATTCCAAGAACCAGAGGAGGGTGGAGGACAGCTAG